TCACCTGGCAGCCGCAATCGTCATCGGGTGTCTATTTTGCTGTCCTGAAATCAGAGCGGCAGACGTCTTCGCCGGTGAAACTGCTGCTGTTACGCTGACGAAATGAAATGGATCAAAAAAGGGACGCTTCAGCGTCCCTTTTGTAATTCTGCAATTCTCAATTCATCGCTTCTTCTGACATCGCGGGCAATAATATGTCGAGCGCTGTGCCTGCACAATCCTGCGAATGATTCCCCCGCATCGCAAGCACTCCTCCCCATCGCGGTCGTAAACTCGAAATTCCTTCTGGTATGAACCGTAATTCCCTTCGGGACTCATGAAGTCCTTCAGTGTGCTTCCGCCCCGTTCCAACGCCTTCTTCAAGACTTCCTTCACCGCACTGCATATCCGCTCACATTGAGAAAGTGTGAGCATCCTTGCACTCATGCGCGGGTCAATTTCCGCGACCCAACAGGCCTCGCTCGCATAGATGTTCCCCACTCCCGCCCACAGACTCTGGTCTAACAGCACAACCTTGATAGCCTGTTTGCGCGTCACCAGCTTCTCTTTAAGTCGCTTTCCATCAACGTCCGTTT
This sequence is a window from bacterium. Protein-coding genes within it:
- the mutM gene encoding bifunctional DNA-formamidopyrimidine glycosylase/DNA-(apurinic or apyrimidinic site) lyase yields the protein MPELPEVETAVRELRPKLLGRVLGGAWSTVPRQLGKMKARELDRFVKGQRVVSVSRRGKYIVIRLEQGVVLVHLRMTGRLYVAPSVKIPEEYIRAGFPLDGGTESLYFRDVRTLGTIRCYRSDETAPELAELGWEPLETDVDGKRLKEKLVTRKQAIKVVLLDQSLWAGVGNIYASEACWVAEIDPRMSARMLTLSQCERICSAVKEVLKKALERGGSTLKDFMSPEGNYGSYQKEFRVYDRDGEECLRCGGIIRRIVQAQRSTYYCPRCQKKR